The DNA window CAGCTCGGCGAGGTCGAAAAGGAACTCGTCGTCGTCAACGCGCTCATCTCCGCTGCCGTCTTCGGCATCGGCCTGATGCGCGGCCATCCGCTGATCTCGATCCTGAGGAGCGCCATTTCACTCGCCGTCGCGGCCATTCCGGAAGGCCTGCCGGCTGTCGCGGCGACGACGCTCGCCTTCGGCATCAACGACATGCGCAAGCGCCAGATCTTCGTGCGCAAGCTCGATGCCGTCGAAACCCTCGGTGCGGTCGAGGTGATCGGCCTCGACAAGACCGGCACGCTGACGGGCGCGACGATGTCTTTGGCCGAGGTACATGCAGCAGGCAGTCTGATCGACATGGATTGCGGACGGATCGCCGGGAGTAATGACGGAACGATCGCCGAGGATCGGCAGGATGTGCTGCGCCAGCTGCTTGAGACGGCCATGCTGGTCAGCGAGGCGACGGTCGAGACCGACGCGGACGGCGTGCGGCGCATCGTCGGCTCGGCGACCGAATCCGCGCTCGTCGAGGCGGCTCTCGCGCATGGTATCGATCTCGCCGGGCTGAAGGAGGCGCAGCCGGTCGTCGAGCTTGCCGCCCGCGCCGACGGGCGCAAGCGCATGTCGGCCCTTTGCCGGTCGGAGGACCGTTTGCTGCTGGCGGTGAAGGGCGATCCGGCCGAAGTGCTGGCGCGCTCCGCCCATATCCGCACGGCGACCGGAACCCGCCCCCTGACGCGCGAGGATCGCGACGCGGTCCTTGCCGCGAACGAGGGCATGGCGGGACGGGCGCTTCGCGTCCTCGGGGTCGCCTCCCGCGACGGCGGCGGCGATCCGAGGGACGAGGCGGACCTGACCTGGCTCGGTCTCGTCGGCATCGCCAATCCGTTGCGGCCGAACGTTCGGCCGGTCATCGGCGCCATGCACGGCGCCGGCATTCGCACCGTCATGATCACCGGCGACCAGAGCGCCACCGCCTTCGCGATTGCCCGCGAGGTCGGGCTTGCCACCGGCGGCGATGTTCGCGTCTTCGAGGCCGGACGGCTTGCCGGCATGAAGCCCGAGGTTCTGGCCGCCGTTGCCGGCAGCCCGGACGTCTTTGCCCGTGTCAGCCCGACGGAAAAGCTCGGCATCGTCCGCGCCCTGCAATCGCACGGATCGGTCGTCGCGATGACCGGGGACGGCATCAACGACGGCCCGGCGCTGAAGGCGGCCAACATCGGCATCGCCATGGGCGCCGACGGCACCGATGTCGCCCGCGAGGTCGCCGACATCGTCCTTGCGACCGACGATCTGGAAGGGATCGTCGAGGCCATTCGTCTCGGCCGGGCAAGCTATGACAATATCCGCAAGGTGCTGCGCTTTCTCGTGTCCACCAACGCGTCGGAAACCGTCGTCATGCTCGGTGCGACGGCGCTCGGCATCGCAGAGCCCCTGTCGCCCATGCAGTTGCTGATGCTGAATCTTCTGACCGATGTTTTCCCGGCGCTGGCGCTCGGGCTGGAGCCGCCGGAAGAGAACGTGCTGCGTCGCCCGCCGCACGATCCCAAGGCGTCGATCCTCGATGTCTCGGATTTCCGCAAGATCGTGCGCGAGGGCCTCGTCATCGGCGGCGTGGCGCTCGCCGGGTTTCTGGCCAATGGTCAGGCGGGAGGCGTCAGGCGCGGCGGCACCATCGCCTTCCACGGGCTGACGCTGGCGCAGCTGCTGCACGCCTTTTCCTGCCGGCAGACATCGACGGGGCTGACCGCGGGCTGGGGCGCGCCAGCCAATCCTGCGCTCTATGCGGCGCTCGCCGGATGCCTCGGAATCCAGGCGGGCGCCCAGATGCTGCCCGCCACGCGTCGGCTGCTCGGCCTCACGCCGCTCGGGGCCTCGGGTCTGGCCGGAGCGCTGGCCATCGCTGCGGCCGCAACGGTCGGCAATCGTTTGCTGGCAACTATTTTCGACGAACCCGGCCCGCAAGCCGAGGGAGAGGGCACATGGTCAACGGCGACATGATCTTCACCTCCGAGAGCGTCACCCGCGGTCACCCGGACAAGCTCTGCGACCAGATCAGCGACGCAGTCGTCGACGCCTTCCTGCGCCAGGACCCGAAGGCGCGCATTACCGCCGAATGCGCGATTGCGACCGGCGTCGTCTTCGTCGCGGCCCGCTTTTCCGGCGAGGCGTCGGTGGATATTCCCCAGCTTGCCCGGCGTGTCATTGCCGAGGCCGGTTACGAGAAGCATGTCTTCGACGCCCAGCGCGCGTCGATCCTGACGAGCTTTTCGGAAGTCGAGAGCCCGGCGGGTCCCCTTCATCCGCAATCGCCGGCGGACGAGCAGGTGAATGCCTTCGGCTATGCCTGCGATGACTGCGAGACCTTGATGCCGCTGCCGATCGATCTCGCCCATCGCTTCGCCCGCCGCCTCGATGACGCTCGAAATGAGTGTCCGGACCTCGGCCCCGACGGCAAGGTCCAGGTCTCGGTGCAGTACAAGGACGGCCGACCGGTCGCGATCGCCGATATTGCCGTGACGTCGGCGCTGCTGCAGCAGCTTGCGCCCAGCGACCATGAGGCCATCATCAGGGACCTGGTCCTCGCGCCGCCGTTGCCCGGCGGTCATCCGGTCAGGGTGACGGCCGCAACGCGGCTCCACGTCAATCCCGGCGGTTCGTTCCTTTATGGCGGTCCGGCCCATCACGCCGGGCTGACGGGGCGCAAGACCGGGATCGACACCTACGGAGACTTCGCGCGCCAAAGCGGATCGGCTCTCTCCGGCAAGGACATCGGCCGTATCGACCGGACCGGCGCCTACATGGCGCGCCTTGCCGCCAAGGCGATCGTCGCCGCCGGATTGGCGCGGCGGGCGGAGGTGCATCTCGCCTATGCCATCGGCGAGGCCGAGCCAAGCAGCTTGGCGGTCAATTGCTTCGGCACTTCGCAGGTTGCCGAGGCCGAGATCGGGCGGCGCCTTTCGGCCCTGCTCGACTTTCGGCCCGGCGCCATCGCCGAGCGCTTTGCCTTTGCCGAACGGGTCGCACGTGCGGGAACGGAGGGGTTCTTCCGTCCGCTCGCCTGTTACGGCCACATGGGCCGCGCCGATCTTGATGTCCCCTGGGAGGACGCGGTGGACCTGGCCGAAGCCCTGCGGCGCTGAAGCTATTCGTTGTCTGTTTCCGCCGGAGAGTGCAGACCGGTCGTGATCAGCGAGGCGGCGTACCAGAGAAGCGTCAGGGCCGGCGGCAAGGCGCGCCCCTTGCTCATCTGGTAGAAGGCGAGCGCCGTCATCGCGGCGGCTCCGACCTTGACGGGCTCAAGCCGGCGCACGGCCGAAAAACTTGGTGCCGCCGGTGGCGCGCCGATGAGCGCGAGGCCGACCGCTTCCAGATCCTGAGCCGATAATGGGCCGGCTCCGGGATGGCTGACGACGAGGCTGCCGGTGGCCGGACGCGGCGTCACCTCCTTGACGGCCGGAATCTGCTTCAGCTTCATGGCCGCCGCAGCCATGAGCAGAAGCTGCCCCTTTGAACTCGGCACCTTGAGACGGGACCGTCCCGGCATGCTGTGCATCAGGACGACTTCGACGGGCTTGGCCATGGGGTCGCCGCCTCAGGCTGACGGTTGGGGTGAGGCGGTCGCCGCATCGGCCTCGTCCGACGCAGCCGCTGCGTCAGATGCTGCGTCTGCCTTGGCCGCTGCGGCCCCGGAAGCACCGGTTGCGGCCGCGCTGGCGGCATGCATCTCCGCCACGAATTCGGCCCTTGCCTCCTCATAGAGGTCTTCGGCCGTTTCCATCGCCTCGGCCGCCTTGATGCGCGCCTCGTAGGCGGTTGCCATTCCGACCTTCATCGCCTGCTTGGCGAAGGGCTGGGCGTGTTTCCAAAGTCTCGGTCCCAGCAACGCAGCTGCCGCGCCGACTGCCGCACCCACGGCGAATTTGGCAAGTGACATCAAAACACTCCTGAATTCTCGCGCGGCGGCAGCATCGTCCCGCCCATCGGATCATAGTCGCCTATTTTCGTGACAACCACTTTCGCCGGTTGGGGCCTTTCCCGGCACCCTTGCCAGACCCGGCAATGGGCAACCACCATTCCCTTACCATCGTCTGCAATCCTTGCCCGGATTGAAATGACTTGAATCAAGAAGGCCCCGGGCATCGGCGCGCCTGCGCTGAGGCGAATGCCAGGCCTCGCTCGCCGAAGTGCGCAATCCCGGCAATGGACGGCGGCAGAAAGGCGTTCCGGCGCGAGAGCTGGCAACGTAACAGATTTGTTTCAAAATACAGGCGAAGAGAAACACTCATTTTCGCGGGGTTACGGTGAAATCTTTAGCGTAAAACGTTGTAATTTTTGAATTTATTGTAAGTCGCACGGATTCATTGAAGTTCATAGAACTGTCATGTAGCGCCAATAAGACAGCGGCGAGAGGCTGATGATATGGAAAGCATATTGTTTCGACTTTGAAACAATCGGTTTTGTTGTCGATCAAGCCATTCTTCCCTTCCCTCTCATGGCAGAGGACATCGGCATGTTCACCGCACGAGGGCCAGCCCCCGCCGCACGCGGCGCGCTCATGCTGCTCCGTACCGTGTCGCAGGCCGTCATTCCCGGCATGCCGGCCGGCCGTTCATTCTTCCAGGATTGCTGCGCCGGGGCAGGGGCTTGCCGCCCCGAGGGCCACGGCAGCCACCCGCACGGCGCAGCCAACAGCATCGGGGAGCGGACCTCTCGACGAGGCGCGCGAACCGGACGGCCCGGACAGCCGAGGCCGGAAGACCAACAAGGCTGAGTATCTTCAAGATCAAGGAGAATGATGATGTCGAAATTCCTCAAGGGTCTGCAGGCGGCGCTGCTCGGCAGCGCGCTTCTGGCCGGCGGTGCAGCGGCCCATGCCGCCGACATCTCCGGTGCCGGCGCGACCTTCCCCTATCCGATCTATTCGCAGTGGGCGCAGGCCTACAAGGAGAAGACCGGCACGGGCCTCAACTACCAGGCCATCGGCTCCGGCGGCGGCATCAAGCAGATCGAGGCCCGCACGGTGACCTTCGGCGCTTCCGACAAGCCGTTGGACGGCGACGAGCTGAAGGCCAACACGCTGGTCCAGTTCCCGACCGTCATGGGCGGCATCGTTCCGGTCGTGAACGTCAAGGGCATCAAGCCGGGTGAACTGGTTCTCGACGGCAAGACGCTGGCCGAGATCTATGCGGGCAAGATCACCAAGTGGAACGACGCGGCGGTCGCCAAGCTCAATCCGAAGGTCAAGCTCCCCGACGCCGCGATCGCCGTCGTCTATCGCTCGGACGGATCGGGCACGACCTTCAACTTCACCTACTATCTCGCCGCCGTCGACGCGGCCTGGAAGAGCGACATCGGCGTCAACACCTCGGTCGAGTGGCCCGTCGGCATCGGCGCCAAGGGCAACCAGGGCGTGGCGGCGAGCGTCGGCCAGACGGCGAATTCGATCGGCTATGTCGAATACGCCTATGCCCTTCAGAACAAGATGACCTACACGGACATGCTCAACGCCGACGGCAAGCGCGTTGCTCCGAAGGCGGAAGCCTTCGCCGCCGCCGCCGCCAATGCCGACTGGAAGAGCCAGCCGGGCTTCGGCGTCATCCTCGCCAACCAGCCGGGCAAGGGCTCCTGGCCGATGACCGCCGCGACCTTCATCCTGATGCACTCCGACGCGACGGATGCGGCGGCCTCCGCCGAAGCGCTCAAGTTCTTCGACTGGGCCTATGGCAAGGGCGACAAGATGGCCGCCAAGCTGGACTACATCCCGATGCCCGACAGCGTCGTGAAGTCGGTCAAGGCCGAATGGGCGGAGATCAAGGGCAAGGACGGCAAGCCCGTCTACGCCGCGATGCACTGAGACCGGATTTCCCGTCTCCCTGACCTTACTGGCGGGGCCGGCTTTCCGGTCCCGCCACCATCCTTGCAAGAGTGCCCATGGTTGCCATCGCCGACGAAAAAGCAGTCGCCAGACCCCGCAGGGCGGCGCGCCTGCCGCACAGTTTCGACCGGGTGTTTGCCTCGCTGACGCTGGCGGCGGCATTGGCCGTCCTCGTCGTCCTGTCGGGCGTTTTCCTGTCGCTCGGCATCGGCGCCTGGCCCGCGCTCAGAACCTTCGGTCCGGCCTTCTTCGTCACGGCGGCCTGGAACCCGGTGACCGACAAGTTCGGTGCGCTGGCGCCGCTCTGGGGCACGCTTGTCACCTCGGTCATCGCCATGCTGCTGGCCATTCCCTTCGGCTTCGGCATCGCGATCTTCCTGACGGAGCTCTGTCCCCGGCCCTTGCGCCGGCCCATCGGCATCGCGCTCGAACTCCTCGCCGGCATTCCCTCGATCATCTACGGCATCTGGGGCATGTTCGTGCTTGCCCCCTTCATGCAGACGTCCGTCCAGCCCTTCCTGATCGACACGCTCGGCAATCTGCCCGTCATCGGCGCCGCCTTCGCCGGCCCGCCCTACGGGATCGGCGTTTTGACCGCCTCGCTGATCCTGGCGGTCATGGTGCTGCCCTTCATCGCCTCGCTGTCGCGCGATGTCTTCATGACGGTGCCCGATGTGCTGAAGGAAGCGGCCTACGGCATGGGCCTGACGACCTGGGAAGTGAACCGCCACATCGTCATTCCCCATGTCCGCAGCGCGCTCGTCGGCGGCGTCATGCTGGCGCTCGGCCGCGCCCTCGGCGAGACGATGGCCGTCACCTTCGTCATCGGCAACGCGCATCGCATCTCCGCGTCGATTCTCGCGCCCGGCACGACGATTTCGGCCGCCATCGCCAACGAGTTCACCGAGGCGACGACACCGCTCTACACCTCGTCCCTGATCGCGCTCGGCCTGCTGCTCTTCGCGCTCACGTTCATCGTGCTGGTCGTCGCGCAACTGATGCTCGCGCGCATCCGGCGCAAGGCGGAGGGCTGAACCGATGGCAAGCCGCATGGCCAGACGACGAGCCGTCAACGCCGTGATGATGACGCTGAGCGCCGGTGCCGCGTTGGCCGGCCTCGTCGTCCTCGCGCTCATCCTTTTCCATCTTGTGGTGCGCGGCGCAGCCGGCCTCGGAGCATCCGTCTTCGCGCTGGATACGCCGCCGCCGGACGGGATCGGCGGTCTCAGGAACGCGATCGTCGGCTCATTCCTGATGAGCGCCGCAGCCTTGGCGATCGGCGCGCCGATCGGCATCCTCGCCGGCACCTATCTTGCCGAATACGGCCGCTACAGCCGCCTGTCCGCCGTGCTCCGGATCATCAACGACATCCTGCTCTCGGCACCCTCCATCGTCGTCGGCCTCTTCGTCTACGAGATCCTGGTGGTGACGCTCGGGCATTTCTCGGCGCTCGCCGGCGCAGTCGCCCTCTCCATCCTCGTCATCCCGACCGTCGTGCGCACGACGGAGGACATGCTGCGCCTCGTCCCCGACAGCCTGCGCGAGGCTGGCATCGCCATCGGCGCGCCGCGATGGGTGGTCATTCGCAAGGTCTCCTACCGGGCTGCCCGCGCCGGCATGGTCACGGGCATCCTGCTGGCGGTCGCCCGGATCGCCGGAGAGACCGCGCCCTTGCTCTTTACAGCGCTCAACAACCAGTTCTTCAGCCTCGATCCGCTGGCGCCGATGGCCTCGCTGCCGATCGTGATCTTCCAGTTCGCGCTCAGTCCCTATGAGAGCTGGCAGAACCTTGCCTGGACCGGCGCGCTGCTGATCACCGTCACCGTGCTGGCGCTGTCGGTCGTCGCCCGCATTCTGACCCGCACAAGGGACGAAAGATGAGCAATGAACCTCTCCTTGACCGGCACCCGCAGGACGCGGCGGCGGCCGCCCCGGCCAAGGCGCGCCAGGCGCCCGTCCGTGTGTCGATCCGCAACCTCAATTTCCATTACGGGCAGACGCGGGCGCTGAAGGACATCAACCTCGACCTGCCGGACCGCACGGTTACCGCCTTCATCGGCCCCTCGGGTTGCGGCAAGTCCACTCTGTTGCGGGTGCTCAACCGCATGTACGACCTTTATCCGAACCAGCGGGCGGACGGCGAGGTGCTGCTCGACGGCGACAACATCCTCGCGCGCGGCGCGGACCTCAACAACCTGCGCGCCAGGGTCGGCATGGTCTTCCAGAAGCCGACGCCCTTTCCGATGTCGATTTTCGAGAACATCGCCTTCGGGCTGCGCCAGTCGACCGACATGGCCGGAAGCGAGATCGCCGACCGTGTCGAGCAGGCGCTGCGCCGCGCCGCGCTCTGGGACGAGGTCAAGGACAAGCTCGGCAAGTCCGGCCAGAGCCTGTCAGGCGGCCAGCAACAGCGGCTCTGCATCGCCCGCACCATCGCGGTCGAGCCGGAAGTCCTCCTTCTCGACGAGCCGGCCTCCGCGCTCGATCCGATCTCGACCGCCAAGATCGAGAACCTGATCGAGGAACTGAAGGAGGATTATTGCATCTGCATCGTCACCCACAACATGCACCAGGCGATCCGCGTCTCGCAGAAGACCGCCTTCATGTATCTCGGCGAACTCGTCGAGGCGGGGGACACCGAGCAGATTTTTGTGACGCCGCGCAACGAGCGCACGAAGGACTATGTCACCGGCCGCTTTGGCTGACGTCGGAGGCTATTACTTCTCCGGCTAAATAAATAGATGCCTCGCCTTAGCAGATGCGCGGGAGTTGCTCGCCCACGAGCATGTCGACGATGCGGCTACCGCCGAAAAGCGTCTTCATCTCGACGCGTCCAGCCGTTCCCTCGGTGACGCTGCCGATGATCGCCGCATCCCGGCCTTCCGGCACTCTGCGCATGGCGGCAAGCGCCGCCTCGGCCTCATCCGGCGGCACGAAAAGAACCAGCGTGCCCTCGTTGGCAAGATAAAGCGGATCGAAGCCGAGGATCTCGCAAAAGCCGCGAATGTCGGGCTTCAACGGCAGGGACGTTTCCTCCAGCACGATCCGAAGGCCCGCCGACGCCGCGATTTCGTTGAGCGCGGCCGCAAGCCCGCCACGGGTCGCATCGCGCGCGGCGCGAAGATTCGGGGCGGCCTTGGCGACGGCCTCCATCAGTGCGTTCAGTGGCGCGCAATCGCTGGCGATGTCCGTCTCGAGCGCAAGGTCGCCGCGCGCCGCAAGGATCGCCGCACCGTGGTGGCCGAGGAAGCCGTTGACGATGGCAACGTCGCCCGGCCGCACCCGGTGTGCGCCGAGATCGGTGCCAGGCGGGATGACGCCGACACCGGCCGTGGTGACGAAGAGCTTGTCGGCGGCCCCCATCGCCACGACCTTGGTGTCGCCCGTGACGATGGCGACACCGGAAAGGTCGGCGGCTTGCCGCATGGACGCCGCGACCCGGCGCAGCGTCTCCACCTCGCAGCCTTCCTCGATGATGAAGGAGGCCGAGAGCCATTTCGGTTTCGCGCCGCCGACGGCCAGATCATTGACCGTGCCGTAGACGGCGAGTTTGCCGATATCGCCGCCGGGAAAGAACAGCGGATCGACGACAAAGCTGTCGGTGGTGAAGGCGAGCCGGCCGCCGTTCAGAAGCTCGGGCGTCGGATCGAGCCGGGCCTGGTCCTCCATGGCGCCGGTCTCGGGGTTGTAGAAGGCCGAGACGAAGACGTCCTCGACGAGGTCGCGCATCGCCTTGCCGCCCCCGCCGTGGGCGAGGGTGACGCGGGTCGCGTTGGTCTTGTGGAAGGCGGGCTTTACGGGAGGCATGGGGGCGTTCATTCCGCTGCCTCCAGACGGGCGCCGCCATATTGGTAATAGGCGGCGCAGGCGCCTTCCGAGGAGACCATCAGCGCGCCGAGAGGGTGCTCCGGCAGGCACTCAGTGCCGAATTTCGGACAGGCGGTCGGCTTCACGAGACCCTTGATGACGTCGCCGCAGCGGCAGCCTTCCGGCTCGCGGCCGGAGGTCTTGCCGGCGCCATAGCCGACGCCGAATTTTTCCTCCGCATCGAAGGTGGCGAAGGCGGGCCGGATCTTGACGCCCGAGTGGTCGATCTCGCCAAGCCCGCGCCAGTCGAATTTCTCGCGCGGCTCAAAGACGGCATCGATCGCGGCCATGGCCTGCGGGTTGCCATCCTCCGGCACCACGCGGGCATACTGGTTCTCGATCTCGGCGCGGCCCTCGGCGAGTTGCTCCAGCACCATGGCAACGGATTGCAGAAGGTCGAGCGGCTCGAAGCCGGCAATCACGAGTGGCTTGCCGAACTCCTCGGCGATGAAACGGTAGGGCTTCGCGCCGATGATCATGGAGACATGACCCGGCCCGACGAAGCCGTCGATCCGCATCTCCGGGTCTTCCAGGATGGCGCGGAGCGGCGGCGGCACCAGGATGTGGTTGCAGAAGAGCGAGAAATTGGTGACGTCGTCTCGCGCGGCGGCAAGCACGGTCAGTGCGGTTGCCGGCATCGTCGTCTCGAAGCCGAGCCCGAAGAAGACCACCTGCCGCTCCGGGTGCTTCCTCGCGAGCGCCAACGCGTCGAGCGGCGAATAGACCATGCGGATGTCGGCGCCGTCCGCCTTCGTCTGCAGGAGGCTCTTCGAGGTGCCCGGCACGCGCATGGCATCACCGAAAGTCGTGAAGATGACGCCCTCGCGCTCGGCGATCTCGATGCAGTCGTCGACCCGGCTCATTGGCAGCACGCAGACCGGGCAGCCGGGGCCGTGGACGAACTCGAGGCCCGCCGGTACCAGTCGGTCGAGGCCGTAGCGGAAGATCGCGTGGGTGTGTCCGCCGCAGATCTCCATGACGTTGACCGGCTTGTCGGCCGTGCCGCCGGCGAGCGGAACGAGATGCTCGATGCGGGCGAGAAGCTTGCGCGCGAGCGCCGGATCGCGGAATTCGTCGACGTATTTCATTGCGAGGCCTCCAGCATCTCGGCCGAGCGGCGCATGGCCTCGATTTCCTCTTCGGCCTCGCCGAGTTCGGCAAGGGCCGCGAGCGTGAGGCGCGCCTCCTCCTCGTCGATGAGGCTGAGGGCGAAGCCGACATGGACGAGCACCCAGCCGCCGACGACGTCGTCCACCTTGTCGGTGACGACGCAGGCGAGATTGACCTCGCGCCGGACGCCGGAGACGTCGACGAGGCCCATCAGGCGCTCCGGATCGGTGATCGCGATCACCTGGCCGGGAATTCCGAGACACATGGCTTCCTCCAGTGCGCGCGAGGCGCCCTAGATCACGATGCGATTGGATCGAATTGGTCCAATCTCATAAAACGTGATCGGTTCTTATAATCTGGAGCGGGATTGCGAAAACGGCTGACACATTTCGCAATCCCGCTCTAATTGATCCGCTCTGCCGGCGGTTCGTCTTCGTGCTCGCCAAGGACGATCGGCACTTCGCCCTCGGGCTCCAGAATGCCGTAACGGTCGAGCTTGGAGCGCAGGCCGACGCGGGAGAGACCCAGTTCCTCGGCCGCGCGCGACTTGTTCCAGCGGTGGCGGGCAAGCGTCTCGCGCAGGATGCGCGCCTCCATCCGCTCCACCCGTTCCTTGAGGTCGCCGCCGCCGCCGATATGCAGTTCGATGTCGTCGTCGCGCTCGTCGTCCGGCTCGGCGGCCAGCAGCACATGCCGTTCGATGAGGTCGGCGCCGAGCACCGGGCCCTCGGTCAGCATCAGCATGCGCGTGACCTGGTTTTCCAACTCACGAATGTTGCCCGGCCAGCGGTAGCGGGCGAGCGCTTCCAGCGCCTCACGCGAAAACCCTTCCACTGGCTTGCCGTGGCGGCTTGCGGCGCGCGCCAGCAGGGCGAAGGCGATCGCCTCGATGTCCGAACGGCGCTCGACGAGCGCGGGCACCCGGATCGGCGAGACGGCGAGGCGGAAATAGAGGTCCTCGCGAAACTGCCCGGACCGGGCCTCGCGAAGAAGGTCGCGGTTGGTGGCGGCGATCACACGCACGTCCACCTGCCGTGTCTCGTTGGCGCCGACGGGGCGGATTTCGCCCTCCTGCAGGAAACGCAGCAGCTTGAGCTGGAAGGCGGGCGTCGTGTCGCCGATCTCGTCGAGCAGGATCGTGCCGCCGTCCGCCTGTTCCAGAAGGCCGACGCGGGAGGAATGCGCGCCGGTGAAGGCCCCCTTGCGGTGGCCGAAGAGTTCGCTTTCCAGAAGCTCGTCGGGGATCGCGCCGCAGTTGACTGCGTG is part of the Hartmannibacter diazotrophicus genome and encodes:
- a CDS encoding HypC/HybG/HupF family hydrogenase formation chaperone, which encodes MCLGIPGQVIAITDPERLMGLVDVSGVRREVNLACVVTDKVDDVVGGWVLVHVGFALSLIDEEEARLTLAALAELGEAEEEIEAMRRSAEMLEASQ
- the hypD gene encoding hydrogenase formation protein HypD, which gives rise to MKYVDEFRDPALARKLLARIEHLVPLAGGTADKPVNVMEICGGHTHAIFRYGLDRLVPAGLEFVHGPGCPVCVLPMSRVDDCIEIAEREGVIFTTFGDAMRVPGTSKSLLQTKADGADIRMVYSPLDALALARKHPERQVVFFGLGFETTMPATALTVLAAARDDVTNFSLFCNHILVPPPLRAILEDPEMRIDGFVGPGHVSMIIGAKPYRFIAEEFGKPLVIAGFEPLDLLQSVAMVLEQLAEGRAEIENQYARVVPEDGNPQAMAAIDAVFEPREKFDWRGLGEIDHSGVKIRPAFATFDAEEKFGVGYGAGKTSGREPEGCRCGDVIKGLVKPTACPKFGTECLPEHPLGALMVSSEGACAAYYQYGGARLEAAE
- a CDS encoding sigma-54-dependent transcriptional regulator, with the translated sequence MARRPLPAVLVVDDEPRSVEAIERILEDEFQVFGVTSAEKALEVLENEWIQVIFCDQRMPGMSGVELLAQVRQRWPDVMRIIITGYTDVEDIIRSVNEAGIYQFIAKPWHPDELTMAARNGVRLYQLQRDHDRLSLEMKLLEHSVETKLSAKKAEVKRGYSFDTIVRTPTSPMNAVCALAEKVARFDIPALILGESGTGKELIARAIHYASRRSDRPFHAVNCGAIPDELLESELFGHRKGAFTGAHSSRVGLLEQADGGTILLDEIGDTTPAFQLKLLRFLQEGEIRPVGANETRQVDVRVIAATNRDLLREARSGQFREDLYFRLAVSPIRVPALVERRSDIEAIAFALLARAASRHGKPVEGFSREALEALARYRWPGNIRELENQVTRMLMLTEGPVLGADLIERHVLLAAEPDDERDDDIELHIGGGGDLKERVERMEARILRETLARHRWNKSRAAEELGLSRVGLRSKLDRYGILEPEGEVPIVLGEHEDEPPAERIN